One part of the Thermoanaerobacterium sp. CMT5567-10 genome encodes these proteins:
- a CDS encoding glycosyltransferase → MIMLSAVPEVKYVDPWSKSLPERLRMLATGRRRVAYFYEKADNSTFRYRIYNMVQVLNANGKDVSASYFFLDDLDWMNEIADIADILVICRTRYDNRINRLIGTFRQRRKRVLFDIDDFVFNTDYAHMILSTLDMNPSDPHVWDYWFSYISRLGATLKLCDGAITTNDFLARQIREFADIPVSVIPNFLNREQLDISERIFSAKRLLKPGEDGLIHFGYFSGSPSHNRDFAIVSQALEALLEEDHRLGVVVVGYIEVSPALERFGSRVKRISFHDFINLQRLIGSVEFNLMPLQFNVFTNCKSELKYFEAAIVGTISIASPTYTYANAIRHGDNGYLSQVHEWENIMRLAVKNISEYKEMAERSYEDARAKYAWFNQRERILSALGFV, encoded by the coding sequence ATGATTATGCTTAGTGCAGTACCCGAAGTTAAGTATGTAGATCCTTGGAGTAAAAGCCTGCCTGAAAGATTACGTATGCTTGCGACCGGCAGGAGGCGTGTGGCCTATTTTTATGAGAAGGCTGACAATAGCACATTTCGATACCGCATTTATAACATGGTACAAGTACTTAATGCAAATGGCAAAGATGTGTCAGCTTCATATTTTTTTCTGGATGATTTGGATTGGATGAACGAGATTGCAGATATTGCTGATATTCTTGTGATTTGCCGAACTAGATATGACAATCGGATTAATCGACTTATTGGTACATTTCGACAGCGTCGCAAGCGAGTGCTGTTCGATATTGATGATTTTGTCTTCAATACAGATTATGCACATATGATTTTGTCTACATTAGATATGAATCCTTCGGATCCTCACGTATGGGATTATTGGTTTTCATATATAAGTCGACTTGGTGCCACGCTGAAACTATGTGATGGCGCTATAACAACAAATGATTTTCTTGCCAGGCAAATTCGTGAGTTTGCAGATATACCTGTGTCAGTCATTCCTAACTTTTTGAACCGTGAGCAACTGGATATTTCGGAGCGTATTTTTTCAGCAAAGCGATTGCTAAAACCGGGAGAGGATGGTTTGATTCACTTTGGATATTTTAGCGGTTCACCTTCCCACAACAGAGATTTTGCTATTGTTTCCCAAGCATTAGAGGCGTTACTTGAAGAGGATCATCGTCTTGGTGTCGTAGTAGTGGGGTATATCGAAGTAAGCCCTGCACTAGAGCGATTTGGCTCTCGTGTAAAACGTATTTCATTCCATGATTTTATAAATCTGCAACGACTTATAGGTTCGGTCGAGTTCAACCTAATGCCTTTACAATTTAATGTGTTTACGAACTGTAAATCAGAGCTCAAATACTTCGAAGCTGCTATCGTTGGCACCATTAGCATTGCCTCGCCTACATATACGTACGCTAATGCTATTCGACATGGAGACAATGGGTATTTATCCCAGGTACATGAATGGGAAAATATTATGAGATTGGCAGTAAAGAACATTAGCGAGTATAAAGAAATGGCTGAACGTAGTTATGAGGATGCACGTGCTAAATATGCTTGGTTCAATCAAAGGGAACGTATCCTATCCGCTTTGGGGTTTGTGTAA
- a CDS encoding bifunctional 2-polyprenyl-6-hydroxyphenol methylase/3-demethylubiquinol 3-O-methyltransferase UbiG, whose product MNLGNAEENRLFTINNEKRYFITADDINPKVENNSLSYIIKAITDNSTVLDVGCSYGYLGEWLVKNKNCQVWGIDIDKEAVEYVKERGYYKDVFNLDLDYPEKTKDDEFDRFADLEDIFDFVICADVLEHLKQPTEALEFIVSKLKLGGQVLISIPNIAHMDIILNLLEGKFNYSELGILDNTHLRFFTKKSFIEWIRSANELYKIKGFKFDVRYLGSTKYISEFLDNIKNEYSELYKMILNNNQDLEILQNIFALTKVNNFANTYGLEDLITSINYPDIFQIISGEIDSKKKEIEDLNLEMVTLKEKYDKEIKSREQAIENLNLEMVTFKENYDKEIKNREQVIENLTKEKDAEIENLQLALNNKESYIKDIESRYNEINNQLAHIYNSHGWKMLLRYYKIRDAILPGNSRRRRLFKVVLKLPRLFNKSNIRKGISYIRMYGLKAFLRKIKSKLSGNTNIQNSKVQLNESANINEGLEVNVRAIISSRFGVCTPLRIYSIPNEKLPRVSIITDSINSGSLYGGVGTAIIMGALLAEAKKARLRVVTRTERAYTRNLDHILSIHGIHLSNDVEFAFAPFNDSSYEIDVFSNELFITTSWWTTAATMASVKHESIIYLLQEDERMFYPYGDDHLRCTEVLSSENIHFVVNTRLLFDHFLIAGFDNIARRGIWFEPAFSKDVFYPRARKNPNKRILVFYARPNNLRNLFYFGIRLIDEAIIRGIIDLTQWDILLIGKDIPQVAFFNGYTPKKYENLSWMEYAELIGKVDLGLCLMYTPHPSYPPFDIVASGAVVVTNRFGNKRDLSNYSKNIVCGNLDLESMIKALSEGVRLAMNTAERSENYHSNMLGSDWKLAFSDVIEHFMEVCL is encoded by the coding sequence TTGAATCTCGGAAATGCAGAAGAAAACAGACTATTTACGATAAATAATGAGAAAAGATATTTTATAACTGCAGATGATATAAATCCGAAAGTTGAAAACAATTCACTTTCATATATTATCAAAGCTATAACTGATAACTCTACAGTACTTGATGTTGGCTGTTCATATGGTTATTTAGGAGAATGGTTGGTTAAGAATAAAAACTGTCAAGTATGGGGGATAGATATAGATAAAGAAGCTGTTGAATATGTAAAGGAAAGAGGATACTATAAGGATGTATTCAATCTTGACCTTGACTATCCTGAAAAAACAAAAGATGATGAATTTGACAGATTTGCAGATTTAGAAGATATATTTGATTTTGTAATTTGTGCTGATGTCTTGGAGCATTTAAAACAGCCTACAGAAGCTTTGGAGTTTATTGTTTCAAAGTTGAAGTTAGGGGGACAAGTTTTAATTAGCATTCCAAATATTGCGCATATGGATATAATCTTAAATTTATTGGAAGGTAAATTTAACTATTCAGAGCTTGGTATTTTAGACAATACGCATTTGAGGTTTTTTACAAAAAAATCTTTTATTGAATGGATAAGATCAGCTAATGAATTGTATAAAATTAAAGGATTTAAATTTGATGTTAGATATTTAGGGAGCACAAAATATATTTCAGAATTCTTAGATAATATTAAAAACGAATATTCAGAATTATATAAGATGATTTTGAACAATAATCAGGATCTTGAAATTCTTCAAAATATATTTGCATTAACAAAGGTTAATAATTTCGCTAATACTTATGGGTTAGAAGATTTGATAACCAGCATAAATTATCCTGATATTTTTCAAATTATTTCTGGAGAAATAGACAGTAAAAAGAAAGAAATAGAAGATTTAAATTTAGAGATGGTAACTCTTAAAGAGAAGTATGATAAAGAAATTAAGAGTAGAGAACAGGCAATAGAAAATTTAAATTTAGAGATGGTAACTTTTAAAGAGAATTATGATAAAGAAATTAAAAATAGAGAGCAGGTAATTGAGAATTTAACAAAAGAAAAAGATGCTGAAATTGAAAATTTACAGTTAGCTTTAAACAACAAAGAATCATATATAAAAGATATTGAAAGTAGATACAATGAGATTAACAATCAGTTAGCACATATTTATAATTCGCACGGATGGAAGATGTTGTTGAGATATTATAAAATTAGGGATGCTATTTTACCAGGAAATAGTAGAAGAAGAAGACTTTTTAAAGTTGTATTAAAATTACCGCGATTATTTAATAAAAGTAATATAAGAAAAGGTATTTCTTATATTAGAATGTATGGGTTAAAAGCTTTTTTAAGAAAAATTAAATCAAAATTAAGTGGTAACACAAATATACAAAACTCCAAAGTGCAGCTGAATGAAAGTGCTAATATTAATGAGGGCCTTGAAGTTAATGTGAGAGCTATAATTAGTTCTCGCTTTGGGGTGTGTACTCCACTTAGGATTTACTCAATTCCTAACGAAAAGCTTCCACGAGTCAGCATCATTACTGATAGTATCAACAGTGGAAGCCTTTATGGAGGTGTTGGAACGGCAATAATCATGGGTGCCTTGCTTGCAGAGGCTAAAAAAGCGCGGTTAAGAGTTGTTACAAGGACTGAGCGTGCCTATACAAGAAATCTGGATCATATCCTTTCTATACATGGTATTCATCTTTCGAATGATGTAGAATTCGCGTTTGCACCATTTAATGATTCTTCGTACGAAATTGACGTTTTCAGTAATGAATTGTTCATAACAACATCATGGTGGACAACGGCTGCAACAATGGCAAGCGTGAAGCACGAATCAATTATTTACCTTTTGCAGGAGGATGAAAGAATGTTCTATCCGTATGGAGATGACCATCTTCGTTGTACAGAGGTTTTGAGCAGCGAAAATATTCATTTTGTTGTCAATACTCGTTTACTTTTTGATCATTTTTTAATTGCTGGTTTTGATAATATTGCACGTAGAGGTATTTGGTTCGAGCCGGCTTTTTCCAAGGATGTATTTTATCCACGAGCAAGAAAGAATCCTAATAAGCGAATATTGGTTTTCTATGCACGGCCTAACAATTTACGAAACCTATTCTATTTCGGTATTAGATTAATCGATGAGGCTATCATAAGGGGTATTATTGATCTAACGCAGTGGGACATCTTGTTGATCGGCAAGGACATACCGCAGGTAGCTTTTTTTAATGGATATACACCGAAAAAGTATGAAAACCTCAGTTGGATGGAATATGCCGAGCTAATTGGGAAAGTTGATCTTGGCCTCTGCCTAATGTATACGCCACATCCTAGCTATCCACCTTTTGATATAGTAGCAAGTGGCGCAGTCGTTGTAACCAATCGATTTGGGAATAAACGTGATCTGAGCAATTATTCGAAAAATATTGTATGTGGTAATCTTGATTTGGAATCTATGATTAAGGCTTTATCGGAAGGTGTTCGCTTGGCTATGAATACTGCGGAACGATCTGAAAATTATCATTCAAACATGCTTGGGTCAGACTGGAAATTAGCTTTTTCAGATGTTATCGAGCATTTTATGGAGGTTTGCTTATGA
- a CDS encoding ABC transporter ATP-binding protein, translating to MYAIEVNDVTKIYKIHRGKPTTLKDRLILRNRNLVDEFIPLNNVSLKVEKGESIGIIGENGSGKSTLLKLISKIIYPDKGEIITKGKVSSLIELGAGFHPDFTGRENIYVNASIFGFTKKEIDKKIDDIISFSELEEFIDTPVRTYSSGMYMRLAFSVAINIDPDILLIDEILAVGDEHFQKKCFNKLSEFKKKGITIVIVSHDIGAIERLCDKAVWIDKGIVKEEGTPRDVIRSYLDFLAERDNKKALNDKEKSSKADIKQEHAIGTGEIRITDVKLLDATGEEKNTFVTGDEAIIKISYKRNSDVGNDVVFGMAVYNNNGLNCFGTNTHLDNINIEELKSEGEVLFRIKELNLLDGEYFLDISCHRINGELYDYKKSVLTFNMYSLIKEVGIFRLDHEWQIL from the coding sequence ATGTATGCTATAGAAGTAAATGACGTAACAAAAATTTATAAAATTCATAGGGGAAAGCCAACCACGTTAAAAGACAGGCTTATTTTAAGAAATAGAAACTTAGTAGATGAATTTATACCTTTAAACAATGTCTCTTTAAAAGTAGAAAAAGGAGAATCGATTGGCATAATTGGAGAAAATGGTTCAGGCAAAAGTACACTTCTTAAGCTGATTTCTAAGATTATATATCCTGATAAAGGTGAAATCATAACAAAAGGTAAAGTGTCAAGTCTTATTGAATTGGGGGCAGGTTTTCATCCTGATTTTACAGGGAGAGAAAATATATATGTTAATGCATCTATTTTTGGTTTTACAAAGAAAGAAATTGATAAAAAAATCGATGATATTATATCATTTTCTGAATTAGAGGAATTTATTGATACCCCTGTAAGAACATACTCATCTGGTATGTATATGAGGCTTGCATTCTCAGTTGCTATAAACATCGATCCGGATATACTATTGATTGATGAAATATTGGCTGTTGGAGATGAACATTTCCAAAAAAAATGCTTTAATAAGTTAAGTGAATTTAAAAAAAAAGGTATTACCATTGTCATTGTATCACATGATATTGGAGCAATTGAAAGATTATGTGATAAAGCTGTTTGGATAGATAAAGGTATTGTAAAAGAAGAAGGAACACCCCGAGATGTTATAAGGTCATATCTTGACTTTCTTGCAGAGAGGGATAACAAAAAAGCTTTGAATGATAAAGAAAAAAGCAGTAAAGCCGATATAAAACAAGAACATGCAATTGGAACAGGAGAAATTAGAATTACAGATGTCAAACTTTTGGATGCAACCGGAGAAGAAAAAAATACATTTGTAACAGGTGATGAAGCTATAATTAAAATATCTTACAAACGTAATTCGGACGTAGGGAATGATGTGGTATTTGGGATGGCAGTATACAATAATAATGGATTAAACTGTTTTGGCACAAATACGCACCTTGATAATATAAATATTGAAGAATTGAAAAGTGAAGGTGAAGTATTATTTCGGATAAAAGAATTAAATCTTCTCGATGGTGAATATTTTCTTGATATTTCATGTCATAGAATTAATGGAGAACTTTATGACTACAAAAAATCAGTATTGACCTTCAATATGTATTCACTTATAAAAGAAGTTGGGATATTCAGATTAGACCATGAATGGCAAATATTATAG
- a CDS encoding ABC transporter permease has protein sequence MTTLRELYEYREMLFSMVKKDLRTRYRGSFLGFLWTFINPLLQLVVYSIVFSTIMRMNIYNFAMFLFVALLPWIFFSTSITQSTTIVMANSNLVKKIYFPRIILPISVALTGFINMLFGFIIVFIALFIFKIHLSYSIVLLPIVMINELVFVIGLSVIFSALNVFFRDLEHILGIVTMAWFYLTPIVFPINLVPERYFKLFFLNPMTSIILPYRDILYYGLWPSKKSLLLIFLMSICFDVFAFILFDRLQRRFAEEI, from the coding sequence ATGACAACATTGAGAGAACTGTATGAATATAGAGAAATGCTTTTTAGTATGGTAAAGAAAGATCTAAGGACGAGATATAGAGGCTCTTTTTTAGGCTTTTTGTGGACGTTTATTAATCCTTTGCTGCAACTTGTTGTTTATTCAATAGTTTTTTCGACTATTATGAGGATGAATATATATAATTTTGCTATGTTTTTGTTTGTAGCGCTTTTACCATGGATATTTTTTTCTACTTCAATTACACAAAGCACTACTATTGTTATGGCAAATAGCAATCTTGTCAAAAAGATATATTTTCCAAGAATAATATTGCCTATATCTGTTGCACTTACTGGATTTATAAATATGTTATTTGGCTTTATAATCGTGTTTATTGCACTTTTTATTTTTAAAATTCATCTTTCATATTCTATAGTATTATTGCCAATTGTGATGATAAACGAATTAGTGTTTGTAATAGGATTAAGTGTTATTTTTTCTGCCTTAAATGTTTTTTTCAGAGATCTTGAACACATATTGGGAATTGTGACAATGGCATGGTTTTATTTAACGCCTATTGTTTTTCCTATCAATTTAGTACCTGAAAGATATTTTAAATTATTCTTTTTAAATCCAATGACATCAATTATTTTACCGTATAGAGATATTCTCTATTATGGACTTTGGCCAAGTAAAAAATCATTGCTTTTAATATTTTTGATGTCTATATGTTTTGATGTATTTGCATTTATTTTGTTTGATAGACTACAGAGAAGATTTGCGGAGGAAATATGA
- a CDS encoding DUF4351 domain-containing protein produces the protein MKDNNLDISYQNNDIILKSMAQEFKDKSLKFYGINVPKIVTVIPANLPSIEVKEDRLDFIFLLEDDSLLHMEFQTTNKKADIKRFLQYDTRLYSKYERTIRTVVIYSGKIEEAISRLDIGSIIYNVEQVFLVKYDGDKIYEELNEKIDRKLQLTDIDKLNLIFLPLMGSKKGSDEMAIDAVELAKKIEDEDEKTYIIGALIGISDKFLTEEYKNKLKGVIRMTKIAEMLIQEGKAEGKAEGKAEGKVEGKAELIIKLLNKKFNKIPELYVKRMYELNIDKLEKIGENIFDIKKIEDLDKYFNDN, from the coding sequence GTGAAGGATAATAATTTAGACATATCTTATCAGAATAACGATATAATATTAAAATCAATGGCACAAGAGTTTAAAGATAAATCACTTAAGTTTTATGGGATAAATGTACCTAAAATAGTAACAGTTATACCAGCGAACTTGCCGTCAATTGAAGTTAAGGAAGATAGGCTGGATTTTATATTTCTTTTGGAAGATGACTCATTGTTGCATATGGAATTTCAAACGACAAATAAAAAAGCCGATATAAAAAGATTTTTGCAGTATGACACGAGACTTTATAGTAAATATGAGAGAACAATAAGAACTGTTGTAATATATTCTGGCAAAATAGAAGAAGCGATTAGTAGATTAGACATTGGATCAATAATATATAATGTAGAACAAGTATTTTTAGTGAAATATGATGGTGACAAAATATATGAAGAATTGAACGAAAAAATTGATAGGAAATTACAACTAACAGATATAGATAAATTGAACTTGATATTTTTACCACTTATGGGAAGCAAAAAAGGCAGTGATGAGATGGCAATAGATGCAGTAGAACTTGCGAAAAAGATAGAAGATGAAGATGAAAAGACATATATAATTGGTGCATTGATAGGAATAAGTGATAAATTTCTGACCGAGGAATATAAAAATAAATTGAAAGGGGTGATAAGAATGACTAAGATAGCCGAAATGTTGATACAAGAAGGTAAAGCTGAAGGTAAGGCTGAAGGTAAAGCTGAAGGTAAAGTTGAAGGTAAGGCTGAATTGATTATTAAACTTTTAAATAAAAAATTTAACAAAATACCGGAGTTGTATGTAAAAAGAATGTACGAATTAAATATAGATAAATTAGAAAAGATAGGTGAGAATATATTTGATATAAAAAAGATAGAAGACTTAGATAAATACTTTAATGATAATTAG
- a CDS encoding DUF4351 domain-containing protein — translation MNDWHSDFVTAIKEELKDEKVEIKQEEYLSKEPLRIDVIIIKKEKDVKINKRVGQIFKRYNIIEYKSPDDYISIDDYFKGLGYVYLYKSIMNAYDKSRKEVDDIKIDELTLTFVCSNLPKKLISFLVEHKIKLDNSDNGIYYIDNEWIPVQIIVLSELDNVEENYPLMVLSNNMYFRNAIEKVFSSINEAKEYDNKIRLIEAAFRIDPGIVSEVIKMYADRLNEEQMKYVINNLKEANFKIYTEEELKKSMEKGMEKGMEKGMEKGMENLVIRLLKKKFSDIPEKYIKLIEDADEKTLLQIADSIFEINKIEDLEKYIVN, via the coding sequence ATGAATGATTGGCACAGCGATTTTGTAACAGCCATAAAAGAAGAGCTAAAAGATGAAAAAGTTGAAATAAAACAAGAAGAATATCTATCAAAAGAGCCTTTAAGAATAGATGTCATAATAATAAAAAAAGAAAAAGATGTAAAAATAAATAAGAGAGTAGGACAAATATTTAAAAGATACAATATAATAGAGTACAAATCTCCAGATGATTATATATCAATAGATGATTATTTCAAAGGTTTAGGTTATGTATATCTATATAAATCAATAATGAATGCTTACGATAAATCACGAAAAGAAGTTGATGACATAAAGATAGATGAATTAACATTGACATTTGTATGTAGCAATCTTCCGAAAAAACTCATATCATTTTTAGTAGAACATAAGATTAAGTTAGACAATTCTGATAATGGCATTTATTATATAGATAATGAATGGATACCGGTGCAGATAATAGTATTGTCTGAGTTAGATAATGTAGAGGAAAATTATCCATTGATGGTTTTATCAAATAACATGTACTTTAGAAATGCAATAGAAAAAGTATTCTCCAGTATAAATGAAGCAAAAGAATACGACAATAAAATAAGGTTAATTGAAGCGGCATTTAGAATAGATCCAGGTATAGTTTCGGAGGTGATTAAGATGTATGCAGACAGATTAAATGAAGAACAGATGAAATATGTAATAAACAACTTAAAGGAAGCAAACTTTAAAATTTATACTGAGGAAGAATTAAAAAAGAGTATGGAAAAAGGTATGGAAAAAGGTATGGAAAAAGGTATGGAAAAAGGTATGGAAAATCTCGTTATAAGATTGTTGAAGAAGAAATTCAGTGATATACCTGAAAAATATATAAAGTTAATTGAAGATGCGGATGAAAAAACATTACTTCAAATAGCAGATAGTATATTTGAAATTAATAAGATAGAAGATTTGGAGAAATATATTGTAAATTAA
- a CDS encoding DUF4351 domain-containing protein — MAIDAVELAKKIENEDEKTYIIGTLIGISDKFLTEEYKNKLKGAIRMTKIAEMLIQEGKAEGKAEGKAELIIKQLKKRFNKIPELYVKRMYELNVDKLEKIGENIFDIKKIEDLDKYFNDN; from the coding sequence ATGGCAATAGATGCAGTAGAACTGGCGAAAAAGATAGAAAATGAAGATGAAAAAACATATATAATTGGTACATTGATAGGAATAAGTGATAAATTTCTGACCGAAGAATATAAAAATAAATTAAAAGGAGCGATAAGAATGACTAAGATAGCCGAAATGTTGATACAAGAAGGAAAAGCCGAAGGAAAGGCTGAAGGTAAAGCTGAATTAATAATAAAACAATTGAAAAAAAGATTTAACAAAATACCAGAATTGTATGTAAAAAGAATGTACGAATTAAATGTAGATAAATTAGAAAAGATAGGTGAGAATATATTTGATATAAAAAAGATAGAGGATCTAGATAAATACTTTAATGATAATTAG
- a CDS encoding DUF4351 domain-containing protein has protein sequence MDEMKEYDNKTILIGAAFRVDPIKASEVTKMYADKLNEEQKKYVINNLKEANFKIYTEEELKKSMEEGMEKGIEKGMENLVIRLLKKKFSDIPEKYIKLIEDADEKTLLRIADNIFEINEIEDIEKYIVS, from the coding sequence ATGGATGAAATGAAAGAGTATGATAATAAAACTATATTAATCGGGGCAGCTTTTAGAGTAGATCCAATTAAAGCCTCGGAGGTGACTAAGATGTATGCAGACAAATTAAATGAAGAACAGAAGAAATATGTAATAAACAATTTAAAAGAAGCGAACTTTAAGATATATACTGAAGAAGAATTAAAAAAGAGTATGGAAGAGGGCATGGAAAAAGGTATAGAAAAAGGTATGGAAAATCTCGTTATAAGATTGTTGAAGAAGAAATTCAGTGATATACCTGAAAAATATATCAAGTTAATCGAAGATGCAGATGAGAAAACTTTGCTTAGGATAGCAGACAACATATTTGAAATTAACGAGATTGAAGATATAGAGAAATACATTGTTAGTTAA
- the pdxT gene encoding pyridoxal 5'-phosphate synthase glutaminase subunit PdxT, which yields MRVGVLAIQGSVEEHIDKLKRLDGITPVEAKDKETLKSIDALILPGGESTAIGKMLNDFDLKDVIIDLYRSGAPIWGTCAGMILMAKHIVNDDKVHLGIMDIKVRRNAYGSQLDSFTTKLSMPDVSKEEVDAVFIRAPYIEDVGENVKVLSRYNGKIVAAREGNLFATSFHPELTNDLSFYKYFLGLQ from the coding sequence ATGCGTGTTGGTGTTCTTGCGATACAAGGTTCTGTAGAAGAACATATAGATAAACTAAAAAGATTAGATGGTATAACACCTGTAGAAGCAAAAGATAAAGAGACTTTAAAAAGCATAGATGCACTTATATTACCTGGCGGGGAAAGCACTGCCATAGGAAAAATGCTTAATGATTTTGACTTAAAAGATGTAATTATAGATCTTTACAGATCTGGTGCGCCTATATGGGGAACGTGTGCAGGTATGATATTGATGGCTAAACATATCGTGAATGATGATAAAGTTCATCTGGGCATAATGGACATAAAGGTGCGGAGAAATGCGTATGGCAGTCAGCTTGATAGCTTTACAACAAAGCTTAGTATGCCTGACGTATCAAAAGAGGAAGTAGATGCAGTGTTTATAAGAGCGCCTTATATTGAGGATGTAGGAGAAAATGTAAAGGTGCTATCTAGATACAATGGTAAAATAGTGGCAGCGAGGGAAGGCAACCTTTTTGCGACTTCGTTTCATCCAGAACTGACCAACGACTTAAGCTTTTACAAATATTTTTTAGGGCTGCAGTAA
- the pdxS gene encoding pyridoxal 5'-phosphate synthase lyase subunit PdxS, whose product MNERYELNKNLAQMLKGGVIMDVTTPEQAVIAEKAGAVAVMALERVPADIRAHGGVARMSDPKIIKAIKEAVSIPVMAKVRIGHFVEAQVLEALKIDYIDESEVLTPADESYHINKWQFKVPFVCGARNLGEALRRIGEGASMIRTKGEAGTGNVVEAVRHMRTITAEIKRLTTLSDEELMTAAKELQAPYELVKYVAENGRLPVVNFAAGGIATPADAALMMQLGADGVFVGSGIFKSENPEKRAQAIVKATTYYDKPEIIAEVSEGLGEAMNSIDIRDLSEKDLYANRGW is encoded by the coding sequence ATGAATGAAAGATATGAGTTAAATAAAAACCTGGCTCAGATGCTAAAAGGTGGAGTCATAATGGATGTTACAACACCTGAACAGGCTGTTATTGCAGAAAAAGCAGGTGCAGTTGCGGTAATGGCACTTGAAAGGGTACCTGCCGATATAAGAGCGCATGGCGGCGTTGCAAGGATGTCAGATCCAAAGATAATAAAAGCGATAAAAGAAGCTGTGTCAATACCTGTCATGGCAAAAGTCAGGATAGGACATTTTGTGGAAGCACAGGTTTTAGAAGCTTTGAAGATAGATTATATTGATGAGAGTGAAGTGCTGACACCTGCAGATGAATCATACCACATAAACAAGTGGCAGTTTAAAGTTCCATTTGTTTGCGGTGCGCGAAACTTAGGGGAAGCATTAAGGAGAATTGGCGAAGGTGCCTCAATGATAAGGACTAAAGGTGAAGCAGGTACAGGAAATGTAGTTGAAGCAGTAAGACATATGAGAACTATAACAGCAGAGATAAAAAGACTTACAACTTTAAGCGATGAAGAACTTATGACAGCAGCAAAGGAATTGCAGGCTCCTTATGAATTAGTAAAATATGTCGCAGAAAACGGGAGACTGCCAGTTGTAAATTTTGCAGCGGGAGGTATTGCAACACCGGCAGATGCTGCACTGATGATGCAGCTTGGAGCAGATGGAGTCTTTGTAGGTTCAGGCATATTTAAATCAGAAAACCCCGAAAAGCGTGCTCAAGCAATTGTAAAAGCTACGACATATTATGACAAACCAGAGATAATAGCAGAAGTATCAGAAGGATTGGGCGAAGCAATGAATAGCATCGATATAAGGGATCTTTCAGAAAAAGATTTATATGCCAATAGGGGCTGGTAA